CACATTTTTATATCTCACGCATTCGCGGAGCGTCCCGTAGGGAAGGCGCATTCGCGGAGCGTCTCGCAGAGAAGGCGCATTCGCGGAGCGTCCCGTAGGGAAGGAACAAAGAAATACAGATATCGGGGTGTGGTCTAAATACCTGAAAACTGCTGTAAGATAGTATTTATGGGGGTAGGGGCGCAAGGCCTTGCGCCCCGACTGTTATAGTTTTTTCGTGAAGTTTGTCAGGGGTCAAAAGTCAAGAGTCAAAAAAACCTGGACTTTTGACCCTTGACTGTTGACTCTTGACCACCATAGCGGAAAATATATGTGGACCGAGAGTAGGTCTTGTTATTTTTTGGAAGTCCCTAAGTTTTACTAATTTGACCCCAGGCTTTGACGACTGACCGTAAATTCTTGGGTAGTTTATCTAGGGAAATATCGTTGTATTGAACTGTACCCTCTCGGCTAGTGAGGCTATAGGTAATGTAATCAGCAGCACCGCTGGGTGCGGGGTAACTCAGATTCTTGAAATCACCAAATCGGGAGCGTTGTAAAAATCGCTGAAACTGTTCTACTTGTTGTACAGAAATCCGGTGAACGCTGCGCTCAGAATCATTTGCATCACCAATCCGCACGCGAATTAAAGTCCCGTCATTGAGCAAGACAGTTTGATAAGTTCTACCAGTTAAGCCACCACTAGAAATTTGGCGAAATACTACACCTTTATCTAAAGGTGGTGGTAACTCATTTGGCGGAATTTTTACAGGTTCAATCGTATTTGTTGTGATTCCGCTAGGCTTTTGATTTAGTCTGACGATGGAACCTGTTTCATTGGTGTGATAAATCCACTTTTCTTGGCCATTAGATACCACAACTAGCCAACCAGGAACTAATGCTTGGGTACAGATTTCATCGGGTTGAGGTAATTCTAAGCAACCATTACGCCAAGTTTGCTGGCGATAGTCAACAATTTGCAGTTTTTTTCGGGAAATTCCCTGTTTCTGGGATAAATCTTGTAACACTGCGTTAACTATTGGACGTGGTAAGCCCTTGGCGCGGAGATTTTCTTTGATAACCTCATTTGTTGTTTCTGGTAACGGATTTGCATTTGCAGTGGAGTTATTGATTAGTGTTAATCCGCTACTAACAGATAAAATTCCAGTTAACACTAAAGCAGTGATAATTTTTGCTTGATTGGTGGTCAAATAATCTCTCATTAGGTTTTTCATAGTCAAGTAATAAGATAAATGATGATTCAGCACTGATGAGCTACTAAATTAGGTCGGTGCAAATAAACCTTCCTAGTTGTTTCTCATTTTTCATTGGTCATTTTGCGTCTGGGTATACGGAGTTTTTTCCCAGATAAAACGGTAATTATATAGGTACTAAATATATGGTAAACACAAAAGCGCCCGTATTCTCAGGGAGATGAGAATATAGACGCTTGTGTGCTTATTATTTGTTCCTGAATTTTTATGAGATTTTTATAGTAATTTTGCTAATAATGCTAATAAATTTATATACCATTATCTTAAATCATCCCATCCAATGAAGTGATTGACTAATTTTAACCACATCATAGATATGAGATATATACCTAGGGAAATATAATTTTCAAAACGCAATCTAGTATCAAGCACTGACGGGCTGACGTTCAACTAGGGGATTATTATTAGGTGCATCAAATCTAATAGTACTAGCTGCCCAGTCTTTCAAATCGGGTGCTAGCCAGACTAGTTTGCGGAGAATTTCGTCATTCACCCACAATACCAGCGGAAAGTGCAGTTTTTTGCGAAACTCATCTCGCATAAGATTGGTGCTGATAATCAGTTGATTAATCGCCACAACAGATTCTAAACCCCTGATCATCAAAGCATCAGGTTGAGAAACATCAATTGTAGTTGTAATTGTGGTATACAGCGTTTCAGCGCTAGGAGCGAGATGTACCTCTTGGATATTAGCTGAAGAAAATTCCGTTAACAAATTTAGTATTTGCTGTTGCTTCTTAACAGAGTTACAACAAGCCAAAATCAGCGAAAATTCGCCTGTAGAAACCATCATTGCCCTTGCTAATCTCTTAGTGGCTGCTACGGTGCTTACCATGTTGTCTTGCGAATTACTCAAGCCAAGCATTTCCAACCTACCTTTGCTTTGAAAATTATCTGAGTCCTTTAAGTTTAATTGCACCGTACATTAGTAATCAAAAGTATTTTTGAGTAATTACGATGACGTTATGATCAATGTCCATGCCGTAATGGTACGCAAGATTTCTAGAGTAAGGATGTGGTGTATCACCCCACATTTACGGTAATAGTGAAATAATGTTGTAATAATAAAAACTCAAATCGCCTGAAAGGGTGATGGGAGATAGGGTAACGGGGTAATGGGGAGAATAATAACGCCAAATTCCCAACTCCCAATTTTTTTTACTCCCGTTAACTTGTACTAACAAAGTACTAAAGTACAAATGTTCACCTTACAGCAATTTTCACTCATTTGAACCACAGATCTTCGTAGGGGCGCAAGGCCTTGCGCCCCTACCCTGTGGTCTATTTACCTGAAAATGGCTGTAACAGGAGTACTCCCAACTTCCCACTTCCCTACCTCCCAGGGGTATAATGCAACTTATGTCCGGGTATCCTAGTCATAGTTTGTGTGTAAGGATGCCTGTACCCAATGATGAAAAGATTTGTAGAATGGTGTGTTGAGTTGAGTTGGTGGCAATTTCGCCAAAGCAGAAAGTGGGTATTATTTTTCGTCATGCTGGCCTTGAGTATGACAGCTACACTGATGCTATCGTTTCCCTTGTATGCTCAAAATTCTCCTGCAGGAACTGACAAGTCAGGGCTGGCGCGATCGCCTGCATCGGAGTTAAGGGGGGTATGGTTAACTAATATTGATAGCGATGTCCTATTTGAGCGCGATCGCCTGAAAAATTCTTTGCAAAGGCTCAAATCTCTCAACTTCAACACCGTCTATCCTACGGTGTGGAATTGGGGCTACACATTATATCCTAGCAAAGTTGCTGCCAATGTGATCGGGCGATCGCTCGACCCCACACCCGGACTCCAAGGGCGAGACATGCTCAAGGAAGTTGTCCAAGAGGGACATAAACAAGGATTAACAGTCATTCCCTGGTTTGAATTTGGCTTTATGGCCCCTGCTGATTCCGAATTAGCCAAACGTCATCCCCAATGGCTAACCAGTCTGAGTAACGGTAAGCAAATTGTTAAAGAAGGCGTCCATGAAAGAGTTTGGCTAAATCCCTTTCGCCCAGATGTGCAACAATTCATGCAAGATTTAATTGTTGAAATCGTCAAAAACTACGATATCGACGGCATTCAAGTAGATGACCATTTTGGCTTACCAGCAGAATTGGGCTACGATGCCTATACAGTGGCGCTATATAAAAAAGAACATCGTGGTCAATCACCATCCCAAAACCCGCAAAACCCAGAATGGTTGCGGTGGAGGGCTGCTAAAATCACAGGATTTTTCAAGCGAGTATTTAGAGCCATCAAAGCGAGTAAAAAAGATTGCCTAGTTTCCGTTGCGCCTAACCCCCAGCGATTCTCCTACAACTATTTTTTAGCAGACTGGCAGAAATGGGAACGCCTAGGACTGGTAGAAGACTTGGTGTTACAAGTATATCGCAATGATCTCAATGTCTTTATCAGCGAATTAGAGTACCCAGAAGTAAAAGCAGCAAAGAGTCATATTCCCGTCAGCATCGGTATTTTGACAGGACTGAAGAACAGATCTGTACCAATGCAACAGATACAAACACAAGTGCAAAAAGTGCGCGATCGCAACTTCGCCGGGGTATCATTCTTTTTCTATGAAACCCTCTGGAATATCAGCCAAGAAAAACCCCAAGAGCGTCAAACAGCCTTCCAAAAAATCTTTCCCACACCAGTAGGATACCCAAATTTGCTCACAGGGTGGAAGCCCTAGGGGAGTGCTGATAGCAATTTTTTATGAAGCTACATAGAATTCGATCCCCCCTAGTCCCGCGATTTCAAAGTCTTTAGGACTTACGCACTGTACAAATAAATCATGATATGCTGTCACCAAAATAGGTCATTTCCAGCTTTGATGAATAATTGCTTGATGGTAAATATAGCGGTTCTCAATTGAATGCAATACAAAATTATATTGTCGCGTGTAGGGGCACGGCACTGCCGTGCCCTTACGAGTGTATTGGACTCAACCGAGAACCGCTATAGATCCGCGCTTTTGGGGTTTAGCAGTGCTAAACCCCTACGACAGATGTAATTTTCCTGAAAAACATATTTAGTAGTTTTTGTCAATGCGTAAGTCCTAGTCCTATGAAATACCACTAAAACGCTGACACATGTAGGAGCGAGTGGGGGCACGGCATTGCCGTGCCCCTACAGCTGGTATCATATCGTGTGGATTTAGGGGTATCTAAAAATTTATCCTGCTAAACAAATAGTTTGAAATCGCGGGACTAGCCCCCCTTATTAAGGAGGGGAACCAATACTGCTCGGTTAAGCCCAAAAACCTTAACCCACGTAGGTTGGGTTGAGGAACGTAGACCCGAAGGGGCCAAGCGAAGGCCGAGTTAGAAAGAGGAATAATTCCGATAGAAACGGATTTGATATCATTTGCGGGTGTTGCGCTTTCGTTGCGAAGAAAGTTTGCGTCTATGATTCTCGATGTATTCTCGCTTTAGCTGACCGATGTCATTACCTTCAGCAAACAAACTATCAACACCAATAATTTCTTCTTGAGGTAACACTCTTAGAAATTTGAACACCTTAAATTCAGGGTGAGGAGCATCAGAAATACGATACATGAAATAACTAATGCCAATCCAGGTAATCACGCTAAATACAACTGTGAACGCACCAACCAAAAGAATTCCCACGAGTTGAGCAAATAAAAGATTTGCTCCACCACCAAACAACAAGCCACCTTTATCAAGATCAAAAAATTCCTTAGACCAAACATAAGTGCTAGGGTCTCGACTAAACAAACCTACCGCCAGTGTTCCCCAGATTCCGCAAACAAGGTGAACAGGAACAGCACCTACGGGATCGTCAATCTCGCACTTGTCTAATAAAATTGTGGCATAAACAACCAGCGCCCCACCCACAAAACCGATAACAGCTGCACTGGGAATATTCACGAAAGCACAAGAAGCGGTAATACTGACACAACCAGCGAGGATGCCATTAATCATAAATGAGAGACTGGGTTTCTCATAAAATTGCCAAGCCCAAAAAGTGGCACCAATTCCACCCATTGCACCAGCCATGAGAGTTACTAATAAAATATGGGCTATAGCTTGGGAATTGGCTGTTAGGGTTGAGCCAGCGTTAAAACCATACCAACCAAGCCAAAGAATAAAACAACCGAGAGTTGCAGTGCTGAGGTTATGTGCCGGCATAGAAATGATTTTTTTGCCGTAAAAACTTGTCTCCTTTGGTAAGCGCTTTTCATGTGGTTTAAACTTGCGATATTTTCCCAGACGTGGCTTTAATAATACTGCTCCCATCAAACCAGCCCAGCCACCAACTGAATGAACCACAGTTGAACCTGCAAAATCTCTAAAGCCCAAATCTTTGAGAAATCCACCTCCCCAAATCCAGTGACCTGTGATGGAATAACTCAACACCAAGAAAAAACTGAACGTGATAAATGCGCCAAATTTGATTCTTTCCGCAACGGCTCCAGAAACAATAGTAGCGGCGGTGCCAGCAAATGTTAACTGGAAGAAAAATTTAGCCGCAAGCGGAATAGCTGTCCAGTTTAATGAGTTGAAGACTCCTTGGTAAGCATCATTTGTTAAGGGGCTATTGTCAGCACCCTGTAACAAAAAACCACTCCAGCCGATGAATTGATCACCGTTACCAAACATGAAACCGAAGCCTAAAACCCAGAAGGCTACGGTAGCAATGGCAAACACAATTAGGTTTTTGGCTAAGACAGTGATAGCATTGGCGCTGCGGCAAAAACCAGACTCTAACATTGCGAAGCCTGCATTCATAAAGAACACTAAAGACCCTGTTAATAGTACCCACTGGGTATTTTGACTAACTTCCAGAGTCTCTAGGGAAGCAGCTTGAGCAGTAGATATCCAGACCAGCATGATGAGAGCTACAAGGGGTAAGCAAACATATCTTAATGATTGATATTTTTGTAGCCTGACTTGCTCAAATTTTGTCTTAGGCATAGAGAATATTTTTTTTGATCAAGAAAATATACGTAAATTACGTATAACCTAATTTATACTTTTATTGGTAAATTAAAAGTAATATAAAGCACATCAAAATTGCAGAATTAATTATAGAATTTAAGGAAAATATCGGCATATAAAAGTTTTTTATTTTCTTTTTGTAGAGATAAAAAATATATTTAAAATCGATTTAATTTTGGTTAAATTCTGACCTCATAAGTAGACTTTACTACTCGTTTATTTGCAGAAGAATGGCAAGCTCAAACCCTAAACACTCTAACGATATGCAAAATTGCCGATGCATCAATCTAAACTGTCCACATCGCGAAAGACCTGGAGATGAGCATCCTTGCCAAGCTTGTGGTTCTCCTTTGCTCTTGAATGGGCGATATCGGGTAATTGGTGTATTGAATCAACGACTAAATAGAGAGTGTACCCTTTATAATGCTATTGATATTCAAGAGAACAGTAAGCCAAAAGTTATAAAAGTTTTGTACACAGATGATCCTGAAGCAATTACCCATTTTAATAGAGGGGCAGATGTTTTAATTAATTATTGGGTTCCAGGGATTCCTAGGGTTGATAAACATGGATACTTCGATATTGAGCTTTCGACTCAAAAGCTAGTGTATTGTTTGGTAATGGAGAAAATTGAAGGCAGCAATTTACAGCAATGGCTAGAAAGTCGAAATAATCAGCCTATCACCGAAAAACAAGCAATTAATTGGTTAAAACAACTGGCAACAATTTTAGGCAACCTGCATAAAAAACCGTTTTTTCATCGTGATATCAAACCATCAAATATCATGCTGAGAGAAAATAATGCAGAACTAGTATTGATTGATCTTGATGCTGTCAGGGCTATTACTCAACATGTTTTGGAGGGAAAGACTACAACAATAATTGGTACTGATGGTTACATGGCTCCAGAGCAAAAAAAAGGTAGGGTTGTACCACAATCTGATTTCTATGCTTTGGGGCGTACATTTGTGCATCTGTTAACAGGTAAAAATCCAAATAAATTATATGAAGACAGGAATAGCACATTGCATTGGCGTTCTAGTGCGAACAACCTATCCAAACCTTTTGCATATTTTATTGATAGCCTGATAGCTTGGGATGTAAAGGATAGACCTAAAAATGCACCAGAAATTTTACAACGCCTAGAAAAAATTGAGAGCAATTTAAAACGTAAAGAACAGGCCAAATTAAAACGTAAAGAACAGGTCAAAAAATTGCTAAACTTTAAAACAGTTTTTGGGTTTATAGTGTTTTTAGCAGCTGCATTTGTGTTTTACAAAGGCATTACCATACGACCAGATGGACAGAATAGCAGTCCAATAAATCTTCCTACACCTACACTTACACCTACACCTACATCGACTTCCACATTCGATCTAAAATGTAAAATCAGTCCCGACAGAGGTGTATCAGATGAAAACGCACTAGCCCAAGAGGCGCGTCAAATTTTGAACGATCAAAGGGTAGTCAGTGAAGATCTAGAAATTCGGCAAATTCAATATGTACGGGTGACACAGGATAAGTGCAACTTAAATATATATATAAAGTTGCCAGGTAATACGTCACTCAGTCCTAGGCTAGAAAATAAAATTCAGATGCTAATTCAGAATCGCATTAGTTATGTTGGTAATATGAGAGTGGAACAGTTTCCATGAAAGGAGAATTTGAAGGGATTACTTTGGTAAAGATTAATTAATTCGGTCAATCGGGATTCTGAGCCAAAAGCAAAAAAAGCCTTTTCTCTTAAATATTTACTTGGCTGCTACATCATCTAAACCTTGTAGCTGCAAACATTTAACCAATAGTTGAGTCTTTTCCAAAGATTCTATAGTTTGAGGTTTGTCACGACTGATCAGCAGTAAACAACTTTCATAAGATCTTTCTGCTACACGTTTAAACAGTTGATCATACTCTTCATATCCTTCTCGATATTGCCCTACCAATTTTCCAGCTTGCAAAATTTTATCAACATCATATAGCAACAACAAACAGCGATTTTTACTTAAAAAATCCATCACACTAACTATTCTATTACCGATGCTGTCTGGTATATCTTTATTTTCCTGATTCGAGAAGACTTTAAGCCAAGATCCCAGAAGTTCTTGAAGTGGTGGGGCATTTTTTAAGGATTCCTCAATCACATGCTCAAACTCACCTTGAATCTGTTCTTTTAATTTAACAGCCAGGGAAGTCTTGCCAATACCGCCCATACCAACCAATGCTACTACTCGGCACTTGTCCTTCACAATCCATTTCTTTAATGTGGCTAGTTCTTTTGTGCGTCCAACGAAAACATTAACGTCACCCCCAGGTGGCTGGGGGGCTAGAACTTTTTTATATTTTCTTCAGACCCCAGAGGGACTTCATAGTAAGCCAAGGTGGTCATTTCATCTCCTGTTGTCCAGCGACCATCAGGCTTCCAAGCACCATTAGCCTTTTCGCGTTTGCGTGTATAAACTGTTAGCTTGCTGTTTTCATTTTCTAACTTCAACAGCTGATATTGCCAGGGATAAGCTGTTACTAATTCACTAGTATTAGCGCCAAAAGTACCAGCAGAAATCACCTCTATTTTCCTGCCGCCAACGCTGCGATCATAACGATATAAACTATTATCAGCTTGGTGAATATGACCGTGTAAAGCCAGACGGAATCCAGCTTTTGCTAACTGTTCCATGAAACCATGATCTTTAATGCGATCTTCTGAGTTGCTGTTAAGAGGATGATGCCAAACCGCAATTTTTAAGCAATTATTGTATTCTGTATTTCTACGAATTTTAGTCAGGGCATTACTTAGAGCATTGGGATTGATGCTGGCACTTCTTGTGTCATTGTGATCCAGTTGCCAAGCAGAATTTAGCCCTAAAAAAAGTATTTTTTGTTCTGTGAGAGGATAAAGTATGCCTTGCTGGTCATCTCTTAAAGGATAGGGTTCTCCTTTGATATCTTCATAGAATTTACTGAAATAGTCAAATCGGTGTTGGTATTTTTCCTCATTGCGAACTTCTATATAATCTCCACCTTTATCAATAATTCTATTATCTAGCTGACCTGGATAGTTCTTGCGTTTTACTGGTGTGTAAGCATCTTCAGACAGTCCCCAGTTGAGGTCATGATTTCCAGGAACAATCACAATATTCTCCTGATTGATGGGAAATTCTTCGCGGAGGTTGTCTAAAAACTCTTTCGCAGCAGCGTATTCTTCAGTGGTTGATTTGTTGGCAATATCACCAGAGATAAGCAGCGCATCCAAATGCTCACAGTTGAGTCCATACCGCAGATCCTCTGCTAACTGACTTTGCCAGCGGTTGGCATTATCGGTAGTACCAAAATGTAAATCAGACAGGTGAAGAATATACATCCGCAGGATGAGGATTTTATTTTACAGGTGTAGAAAATTTTTCTGCTTTATACTTTTTTAGTATAAGTAAATTAAACCAAATTATTTGTATATGGAATTACAACAAAACCAGAAATTTAATACCTTAGAAGAATTTGAATTAAACATGTTGGAAAAAGAATACCTTTTTCTGCAAACTACTATTGAAGACTACAACAAGCAAATCTGGATTATCAAAGCCCTTGGTATTAGCGGCACTGGGGCGGTGATAGCTTTAACAATACAGCAAAAATTAGGAGCGATCGCCTTAATTGGTTGCTCAATTCCCGTGTTCTTTTGGATTCTAGAAAGTCAGTGGAAACACTTTCAGCGGGGTTTTTATCCCCGTGTCGCCGAAATTGAGTCAATTCTCACCAAGGATTATGGTCTACGCAGTCCCAAAATATACGGCGGCTGGACTCATTATTTGCAGCGTAACCCTACACCCAGGCGCCGAGGCTACCTCTGGGATGGTATCCTCAATCCCACGGTTTTTGTCAGTTATCTGTTAGAAATTATTTTCCTGGTAATACTGGCGGCGATCGCCAAGCATCTGTGATATCATTTTCCCATAAATACTTACAGCCATTTTCAGGTAAATAGACCACGCTTTTGGGGCGCAAGGCCTTGCGCCCCTACCAATATCTGTGCTTTTGGGGCGCAAGGCCTTGCGCCCCTACGAATATCTGTGGTTCAAATGAATGAAAATCGCTGTGACTTGCTGGCGATCGCACTGTTAGTGAAGGAAAAGCAAAAAGTCGCAATGAGTTTGTAGCGCGTGCGATTCGCAACGAATATCCTAGGAAAACAAGAGGATGAGCGCAATTTTTGAGATTTTAGAAAAAATCAAAACTAAGCCAGGAATGTATCTGGGTCGTCCTTCAGTGAGCGATTTATTTATGTTTTTGGTGGGTTATGAATGTTCCAGAAGTGAGTTAGGAATTGAACCGACTGTAGAGGAAGATGATTTTTATGGAGAATTTCAACCTTGGTTGCAGAAAAAGTTAGGAATAACCACGGTAAGTTCGTGGTCAAAGATGATTATGCTTTACTGTCACGATGAAAAAGCTGGTTTTGAATATTTCTTTAGTTTATTGGATGAGTTTAAACAGCGCGATAAAAGTTCAGATGTTGATCAACTACAGGTAGAAATTGAAGCAGGATTTAGAGAAGTAGTAGGGTGTGTTAGCGACAGCGTAACGCACCAAACCCGATGAGATGGTGCGTTACGACTTCCGTCTAACGCACCCTACAATACTGACAATAATCTCTGCCTCACTAAGCTATGCTGTATCTATCTCCAATCGTTCCAATTTTGGTTAAAAATCGACGTATCAGGAAAGGCGGTAGGATTGCCATTTTGCTCTAATAGACGCTTGAGGGCTTCGAGTTGCGGTTCCGCTTGGGGTAACTCATCTACCAATTGATAGGGTGCGATCGCATTTTTGAGGGCGAAAGCTGCTACAGTTCCCGCAGCGGCGCCTGCAGACCATTCAAAGGAGTGGACTCTATAAGCTGCAGCGGCGATGTGGCTAGTAGCAATGCTTTTACCACCTACTATTAAATTATCAATTTTTTGGGGAATCATCGCCCTCAAGGCTATTTGGAAGGGATAAGCTTGACCAGCACCGCGTCTTTCTCCCGCACGTTCTTTGTTTCCCGGGGCTTCTGGTGGGCTTTTTTCCATGCAGGGATGGAAATCTATGGCGTAGTGACCGATACCTACAGCGTCGGGGAAGATGGTAGAACGAGTCCGCCGTAAGGCTGTTTCTGGTGAGGTTTTACCTGTGAGTACTGATATTGCCTCCAATCCAGATAGTGCTGCTTTTAACTGGCGATACATGTCTGCGGGCAAGGTTTTGCGGTAATATTCATCATTGTAGTCACGGCGAGAAATATCAATTTCCCAAATCGTAAAGCCTGTGGGTTGTCCCCAACTTGGGCGACCTATGATGCGCCGTCCTTCGCGCATATAGGGATATTTCGATAAGCCATGTACTGTCCCCATTGGGGAATTTAAACCAGCTAAAAAGCGGTTATTGGTTTGTGGCTGCTTGACATCTTTCCCTAGTTGAGAATCTGTAGTTCCCGCAACCAGCCAGTAATAATAAGACAGGGATTTTTCTTCACCTTTGCGGAGGGTTTCTGTCCGCAGTCCTCCCATCCAGCCTCCTGGCTGTAACTGTCCAGTGGCTTGCAATTGTTGTTGAGTATAAACTAAATTATCGGCAGCGGTGCCTGGGCGGTAATCGTTCCCCCAAGTCCAGTTTTGCATGGAGATGTCCCCTGGTGTGGGAGCGGTAAATCTCACTCCGCCAAATAGGGTTTTTGGACCTGGTTGGGGATTCCAGATACGACGATAGGTGAAAACTAGGTCAAAGCTTGCTAATCTTTTTAATTCATAGCTAAAATATGGTGAATACTCTGAATAAAATGGGGGCATTGTCTGCGGTTGCGGCTCCTTAGTTGCCTCCATTGCAAAGGTATAGGTAAAACCTTGAGTACAATAAGCGTCGTTTTGGGTGCTGGAAGCTGAAGGTTCGAGGTAGGAAAGAGGATCAATCCCTAAGCGGTAGGGAACATCAGCCAGTCCAATAATTTCGCCTGTTTCGCTGGCGTCAATTACATACCATTTGGGGGCGTTGCCTTGACTTTGTTTGGGGATGAAGCGGATGATATTTTTGGTAAACTGAGAGGAGTTTTCGTAACGATAGCTATCGTCAATGGTTTGAGATAGAGGAACGGTGTTGAGGGGTGGTGCGCCTTTTGCGGGTTGATGTTGAATGGCGATCGCACTATTAATTATTTTCCCATCTGCACTAATTTCTAAATCTTTAATTACAGTATTCCCAAACCATTGCAACT
The Gloeotrichia echinulata CP02 DNA segment above includes these coding regions:
- a CDS encoding ammonium transporter; translated protein: MPKTKFEQVRLQKYQSLRYVCLPLVALIMLVWISTAQAASLETLEVSQNTQWVLLTGSLVFFMNAGFAMLESGFCRSANAITVLAKNLIVFAIATVAFWVLGFGFMFGNGDQFIGWSGFLLQGADNSPLTNDAYQGVFNSLNWTAIPLAAKFFFQLTFAGTAATIVSGAVAERIKFGAFITFSFFLVLSYSITGHWIWGGGFLKDLGFRDFAGSTVVHSVGGWAGLMGAVLLKPRLGKYRKFKPHEKRLPKETSFYGKKIISMPAHNLSTATLGCFILWLGWYGFNAGSTLTANSQAIAHILLVTLMAGAMGGIGATFWAWQFYEKPSLSFMINGILAGCVSITASCAFVNIPSAAVIGFVGGALVVYATILLDKCEIDDPVGAVPVHLVCGIWGTLAVGLFSRDPSTYVWSKEFFDLDKGGLLFGGGANLLFAQLVGILLVGAFTVVFSVITWIGISYFMYRISDAPHPEFKVFKFLRVLPQEEIIGVDSLFAEGNDIGQLKREYIENHRRKLSSQRKRNTRK
- a CDS encoding glycoside hydrolase family 10 protein, which produces MMKRFVEWCVELSWWQFRQSRKWVLFFVMLALSMTATLMLSFPLYAQNSPAGTDKSGLARSPASELRGVWLTNIDSDVLFERDRLKNSLQRLKSLNFNTVYPTVWNWGYTLYPSKVAANVIGRSLDPTPGLQGRDMLKEVVQEGHKQGLTVIPWFEFGFMAPADSELAKRHPQWLTSLSNGKQIVKEGVHERVWLNPFRPDVQQFMQDLIVEIVKNYDIDGIQVDDHFGLPAELGYDAYTVALYKKEHRGQSPSQNPQNPEWLRWRAAKITGFFKRVFRAIKASKKDCLVSVAPNPQRFSYNYFLADWQKWERLGLVEDLVLQVYRNDLNVFISELEYPEVKAAKSHIPVSIGILTGLKNRSVPMQQIQTQVQKVRDRNFAGVSFFFYETLWNISQEKPQERQTAFQKIFPTPVGYPNLLTGWKP
- a CDS encoding metallophosphoesterase is translated as MYILHLSDLHFGTTDNANRWQSQLAEDLRYGLNCEHLDALLISGDIANKSTTEEYAAAKEFLDNLREEFPINQENIVIVPGNHDLNWGLSEDAYTPVKRKNYPGQLDNRIIDKGGDYIEVRNEEKYQHRFDYFSKFYEDIKGEPYPLRDDQQGILYPLTEQKILFLGLNSAWQLDHNDTRSASINPNALSNALTKIRRNTEYNNCLKIAVWHHPLNSNSEDRIKDHGFMEQLAKAGFRLALHGHIHQADNSLYRYDRSVGGRKIEVISAGTFGANTSELVTAYPWQYQLLKLENENSKLTVYTRKREKANGAWKPDGRWTTGDEMTTLAYYEVPLGSEENIKKF
- a CDS encoding NB-ARC domain-containing protein, with the protein product MKDKCRVVALVGMGGIGKTSLAVKLKEQIQGEFEHVIEESLKNAPPLQELLGSWLKVFSNQENKDIPDSIGNRIVSVMDFLSKNRCLLLLYDVDKILQAGKLVGQYREGYEEYDQLFKRVAERSYESCLLLISRDKPQTIESLEKTQLLVKCLQLQGLDDVAAK
- a CDS encoding serine/threonine-protein kinase gives rise to the protein MASSNPKHSNDMQNCRCINLNCPHRERPGDEHPCQACGSPLLLNGRYRVIGVLNQRLNRECTLYNAIDIQENSKPKVIKVLYTDDPEAITHFNRGADVLINYWVPGIPRVDKHGYFDIELSTQKLVYCLVMEKIEGSNLQQWLESRNNQPITEKQAINWLKQLATILGNLHKKPFFHRDIKPSNIMLRENNAELVLIDLDAVRAITQHVLEGKTTTIIGTDGYMAPEQKKGRVVPQSDFYALGRTFVHLLTGKNPNKLYEDRNSTLHWRSSANNLSKPFAYFIDSLIAWDVKDRPKNAPEILQRLEKIESNLKRKEQAKLKRKEQVKKLLNFKTVFGFIVFLAAAFVFYKGITIRPDGQNSSPINLPTPTLTPTPTSTSTFDLKCKISPDRGVSDENALAQEARQILNDQRVVSEDLEIRQIQYVRVTQDKCNLNIYIKLPGNTSLSPRLENKIQMLIQNRISYVGNMRVEQFP
- a CDS encoding FAD-dependent oxidoreductase; amino-acid sequence: MQCRHTVAHNQKSLISLSLISILLVPDLALATPPRTPDKTISCEILVVGGGLSGVATAYEGLLAGRTVCLTEITDWLGGQISSQGTSALDERPTQRARQFYSRGYLELRNRIQRHYGRINPGECWVSDSCFLPRDAHTILAQMLKDAEKQGRGKLQWFGNTVIKDLEISADGKIINSAIAIQHQPAKGAPPLNTVPLSQTIDDSYRYENSSQFTKNIIRFIPKQSQGNAPKWYVIDASETGEIIGLADVPYRLGIDPLSYLEPSASSTQNDAYCTQGFTYTFAMEATKEPQPQTMPPFYSEYSPYFSYELKRLASFDLVFTYRRIWNPQPGPKTLFGGVRFTAPTPGDISMQNWTWGNDYRPGTAADNLVYTQQQLQATGQLQPGGWMGGLRTETLRKGEEKSLSYYYWLVAGTTDSQLGKDVKQPQTNNRFLAGLNSPMGTVHGLSKYPYMREGRRIIGRPSWGQPTGFTIWEIDISRRDYNDEYYRKTLPADMYRQLKAALSGLEAISVLTGKTSPETALRRTRSTIFPDAVGIGHYAIDFHPCMEKSPPEAPGNKERAGERRGAGQAYPFQIALRAMIPQKIDNLIVGGKSIATSHIAAAAYRVHSFEWSAGAAAGTVAAFALKNAIAPYQLVDELPQAEPQLEALKRLLEQNGNPTAFPDTSIFNQNWNDWR